Below is a window of Anaerolineales bacterium DNA.
AGGTGATGCAAGGGTTTATTAATGCCTCCAGGCTGCAAACGCTGAAGGTGGATATCTCAGATGATGATGTGACCAGGGTAGTCGAAAATATTGCGGACTGGATGGAACAAACCGGTGGATTATACTCAAACTAAACCAGGGCTGGAAATTGATGTACATATTCCTGATGCCCCTGCTGATTGGTTTCATATTTAACTCCCTCAGCGCATTTACCTGCTATCTCAGCCAACGCCTGGGGGAGCGGAATGGGCGGGTTGCTTGCATCATCCTTCGGGATGTACTGGGAATACCGATGTGGGCAATCGGCTATGCCATGGCGGAAAATGCAGCCTCAAGTCTGATATATACCCCCCTGTGGTTCATTTCCGTATTGGCTGGCTTATTGATGCTTGCGGGCGCAGCTAGCATTATCATCGGGCTGGCGTCAATCGCCGGGCGTGCCTTTGCGCCCTCCACCAAGGACACACTGGTGAGCAGTGGGATCTACGCCTATATTCGACATCCGCTGTACAGCGGGTTAATGCTCGAGCTTGCTGGCCTATTTTTATATATTCCAAAAACGACCGTCCTCATAGCCTGCCTGCTTGGATTTGGGTGGGTGCTGATCCAGTCGCGCCTGGAAGAATACGACCTGGTAATACGACTTCCCGCATACCATGAGTATATGCTGCGGATACCTCGCTTTGTGCCAAATGTGGGAAAGCGTAAGGTGGACTAGTGAGTGTTTGAGGGCAGGGGGATGGTTACATCCGGACGTGGTTGGATAGTCATAGTCCGGGCCAGCGTATGCGCGACATTTTTTAATATCCGGCCAGTTTGGTCCCGGCAGCTCGGGAGAAGCTCGGATACTGGCACGGCAACGTGAACCTGCTGCCAGATTTCAGAATCGATGACCTGTCCATCAAACAGAATGATATCCAAATCAATTGTGCGCGAGGCATTCTTGTCATCCGAGCGTACCCGGCCCATGCTTGCTTCCAAAGGACGCAGGATCCGATCTCGCAGGTTTTGCCGATCCAATTCGGTGGATACCAGCACTGCCATATTGAGATAATTTGGATAACAGCAGTCTGCTGAGGGTGTTTCATAAACAGATGAAACCCGCACTATGGTCAGCTTTGCCTGAAGCAAGGAGACTGCCCGGGGAATGTTAATTTCAGGCTCAATATTCGAGCCAAGCAGAAGGCAAGCTTGATGCTTAAGAATCATCATATCTCTAGGCTACACCAGATGGCGACCGCCGTCAAGGTGGATGATCTCGCCCGTGACGTAAGCAGGACCGGCTAAGAGAAAGACCAGGGCCTGACCCACTTCAGCTAAATCAGCCCACCTGCCAGCGGGGACGTTTTTAAGGATATTGGACGGTGCTTCGCCTTCACTGGGGGGTAACACCGCACCCAAGGCCAGGCCATTGACGCTGATGCGCGGTGCAAGCGATACCGCCAGCGCCTGGGTAAGAGCCGCCAGGGCAGCCTTGCTGATCGTATAAGGCAGGTGGTCCGCTGTAGGGCGTAAGGCGCGCCAATCCAGGAGATTGACGATACGCCCCCAGCCATCCGGGTACAGCTGCTCGGCAAAGGCCTGACTGAGCAGGAAGGGGGCGGTGAGGTTGACCATCAGGTGATGATTCCATTCTTCCAGATGGGTAGTCTGCCAATTCAAGCTGCCGAAAATAGCCGCATTGTTAACCAAACCATACAGGGTCCCAAATTCTTGGGTCCGCCGGACCAGATCTCTCACCTGGGTCGGATCATTCAGGTCGGCCTGGAGCAGGTGGGCTTTCTGTCCTATTGCCGTGATTTCGTCAAGCAGGCTTTCAGCCTGGGCCTTAGAATGCTGGTAGTGAATGACCAGGTCACCCCCATTACGGGCAGCGGTGAGCGCCAGCTCGCGTCCCACCCGTTTGGCGGCGCCAGTGATCAGGATCAGTTTTCCATCAAGCAGCATATTCCGCCTTCTTTCTAGAGTGCATGCAGGTGCAATGAACAATTATCAACCACCTGACTGCCTCCATAACGATTATATCGGGTTCAGCCTTTGTAGGTCAGCACCCGCCCCCACAGGCTCTTGGTGCCCCAAATGCCAGCCCGCAGAGTTTCCAGCTGGACGATCTGACTGTGATCAACAAACAGGTTGACATCAGCACCGTAATTCTTAATATACCAGGCAAACACTTCTGGGTCGGCAGCCTCAAACATGGGCTTCTCGAGACCGATGGCATTGATGATCTCGGCCACTACATCAGTCCGCCAGGTGGTGACATTCTCAGTGATGCCTTCCGACTCGATCATGATCATATATGCACCGGCATCTACGAAGCGCCTAGCTTGCTGGATGGCCCAACCCGGATCACGGGTGCCTTCCGCTGCCAGCTCGGCGGCGGCTGTGGCTCCACCTGCACCGAATTGGATGCCCACCTCTGGCTTGGCTTTCAAGCCAGCCTTCTGCACCTTGTCCACCAGACGCAGCCAATCGTCGGTGGGTATCGTGATGAAACCGGAAGAAATCTCAATGATATCAAAACCGAGATTCTTACACTCCTGGATATACTGGTCGACCGCTTGAGGACCTAAGGTGAGAACGTGCTCGATGAAGCCTCCCGTTGAAACCAGCACGTCGTAGCGATGGCACAGGTCCAAAAGCTCCTTAACGGCTGGACGCGGCATGAGGCTGAAAGAACCCCCGGCAAATTTCAACACATCCACGTATTCGCCCATGGTCTCCAGGATATCCTCCAGGTAGCGTTTGCCCATGGGAGTGTAATATGGCCCACGGATCTCTGTGATTCCCTGGCGGCGAGGCTTAGGCTGGCGTTCATTAATGCGCAGGAAAGGGAACGCACGCTTATCGATGGGACTTTTATCTGATTTATCCATATTTACTTCCTATCTCTTTAAGTGATCTCCCCCAAGCAGCTGCATGAAATCACGAATTTTAAGGGTTTCCAAATTTAATACAGCTTCTTCAAGCATTTTTTGCATTATTGAGGAGATACGCGAATGGGTTAATCCCTCAAATTTATTCACCGCTGTGTGCCAATGCATGGGGCGGGTGAGAAAGCCCTCGTAATCACGCTTCTCATTGATCAATTGGATACCATCCTGCAGAGTGATGGTGATGCGGCAGGGCATTTCGTGAGGAAAACGCTGGCTAAAATCGGAGCGGGGGCAGATCACCACCTTGCGTAACAAGGATTGCACATCCTCCTTCTGGATACGAGCGGGACGATACTGGTCCGGTAGCACCTGGTCATCCAGCAAGGCGACTGCTACGATATACGGCAGGCTGTGGTCGGCCTCTTCCTTGGTGCGCACGGTGTACTTCTCTCCTTCTTCACCACCGCCGATGATATTGTAGGCAACCTCAAAGGTCTCGATATCGATCGCCTGTATGCTATGTGGATTGAGCTGATGCTCGTGTTTGAGCTCAAGCACGCCTTCCACCGTAGCCTGGGAATGAATCTCAGCGTTATACCGTTTAACGATGGTCTCGGTGATCTTTTCCAGGTTCTCCCTCGGCCAATCCAATGAGAAATGACCCGCAATAGCATCCATGAAACCCTTGTTGCCTTCAAAGACCTCCCCGGGGCCGGTGATACCCCGCATGGCCAGGAAGGCGGCGTGGACGGCGGCCATGGCTGTATTGGGATAAGCCAGGCCTTTCCAATTGGAGAGTAGCCCGGTGCGGGTGACGCGCAAGGCATTATTCGCCGTACCAGCGATGGCGATCGCATTCGCCGTTTTGGCTTCATCCAGGTTGAGGGCACGGGCGACCCCGGCAGCCAGGGCATAAGCGCCTTGAGTCGTGTGGTCGAATCCACGGGCACGCACTGGGGCGACTTCGCTCAGGCGACAATGCACCTGATAGGCAACCGCCAGGGCAGTGAGCAGGTCACGGCCTGAACCACCTGCGTATTCACAGGCAGCCAGCACCGCAGCCAGGTTATCACTGGGATGGCAGGTCTCGCCCCGGGCCAGAAAGCTATCGTTGAAATCAAGGTAACGCACCAGGGCGCTGTTGTAAAACGCAGCCCGGTCGGGGGCAGTGCCCTCGCCACCGATCTGGGTGCAGAGTGGGTTGCCCCCAAACTCGGCGTTCTGGAGGGCGAGGGTATTAATCACACCAGCATCCAGGGCGGCAATGGCGCACCCGAGCGAGTCGAGCACACGGACCTTCGCCTGAGCCCTGGCAGCTTCGGAGAGCTGATCATAGGTAGCGTGCACGACAAACGAGGCCAGCTCATTGACCATTGCCATGAGACACTCTCCTGCCTAGATGCGGCCTCGGAGGCTGGCAGTCGTGAACGGCCCCGGCTCGGCAATCAGGTCCCGCGCCTTGGGGATTGAATCCCATACATTCCACAGAAGCACACCGCGCACCCAGCCATGGTCAAGGTAGTAAACGACACCTTTCTTGTACTCTTCCTTCCAATCCACGAAGGTCTCGAAGCGAGAGTCAAGCTCACCGACGGCTTCGTAACCCAGCTCAAACAGGTCCGAATAGAAAAAGGACAGGTGATGGTAAGGCTCTGCAGCACCGACCATGTTACGCCCAACCTGCTTACCCATCGTGTTGGCATTATCTTCATGCTCAATGCGCAGGCGCTTCCCCAGGGTGGGATTGGCAAATTCGGCCACATCTCCAGCAGCGAAGATATCAGGCTGGCTGGTTTGCAATGTGTCATTTACCACGATACCATTAGCAACCTGCAAACCGGCTGCCTGGGCCAGCTCGATATTGGGTTGAATGCCAATTCCGGCAACCAGGGCGTCCACCTGGAGCTGCCGGCCGTCATCCGTGAAGAGCTGGTAGCCACCATCCTGCTTCTGCACATTGACCAACTTGGTTTGAGTCAGTACTTCTACACCTTTGGCTCGAAAATAGGAATTGAGATAATCAGCCAGTAGGGCCGGATAGATGCGACCGCCAATACCGGCTTCAGGAAATAGCATGGTCACCTTTTTACCATTCATCGCCAAGGCTGCCGCAATCTCCGAGCCGATGAACCCACCGCCGACTACTCCGAAATGCTCTTTCTGGCTGGATAGCTCACGCAGTTTTTGGTAATCTTCAAGACTGCGATAATAGATGATGCCTTCATCACCGAAAGGCAGTTTGCGAGGAGTGCCGCCAGTGGCAAGGAGTAGTTTTTCGTAGCTGTATTCGTCCCCACGGTCATCGCGAACTGTCTTCGCCTGTGGGTCGATGGACTGCACTGTCCGTCCCAGATGCAAGTCGACGGTGAACTGCTCGGTCCTACGCCAGATACTGTCCAACGATTTACCTTTCCATAGAGCTTTGGTGAGGGGCGGGCGATTATATGGTGGATTGGAGTCACTACCGATGATGGCAATCGTGCCATCCTTGTCCAGCTCGCGAATTCCCCGTACGGCTGCATCAGCCGTCATGCCTGCACCGATAATCAAGTATTTGTAGGCTGCCATTTATTCCTCCCATGGGTACATTTACTTGCCTTCACTCATATTATTCTTCTTGCAATAATATGATAAAATCGATTATATATCGCATTACGATGTAAGTCAATCTCAAGAGCTCTACGCTCGACATTTTATATAAAATATTAATACAGGCGCCTTCATATGACAGATTTTTCAACTTTTTCAAAGGAAGACTACCAGACCCTGGCTGAGTTTCGCTACGCACTGCGCTTTTTTTTGCGTTTCAGCGAGAGTGCTGCTCGGTCAGCCGGGCTGACGCTGCAACAACACCAGGCAATGCTGTTCATCATCGGCTATCCTGGTCGTGAACAGGTTACCATTAGCGAGCTGGCGGAGAGGCTGCAAATCCGACACCATAGCGCGGTTGGGCTGGTGGATCGATTGGAAGATCAAGGTCTGGTGAAAAGGGTTCAAAACCAGGAAGACCGACGTCAGGTGTTCATTAGGCTGAGCGATAAAGGGGTTGGCGTATTAACCAGCCTGACGAATATACACCGCGAAGAGCTGCGCCACCTGGGGCCACAGCTTTGCAGCATGCTAGAGCAGATTACCAGCCTGACAGGGGGAATTTGATCAGCGGCTGGCTTTCACCTGGGTAAGGGCCAGGACTGAGAACAGGAACAACAACCCATAGATGGTGAAGAGCAGCACATAACCGAACCCGGCCAGGTGAGGCACCTGAGCCGTGACAAAGTCGGCGATCGGGCCACCAATGTAGGCACCCACGGCCCCGGCTCCGGCCCCGGCCAGGTTGGAGATGCCCAGGTACCGCCCGGCTTCTTCTCGGGGCACCAGGAGCGTCCCCAATGCCCAATTAGCTGAGTAAAAGAAACCCGCCCCAATGCCAATCAGGCAACCACCCACATAGATGGCAGGCAAACTGGGAATGCTTAGGGCTATTAAAGTGCCAGCCACAGCGACCAAGCCGGCGACCGCTACCATGCGTTTCTCACCGAAGCGGTCCGTCAGCCAACCGGCTGGGAGAGTGGAGAGCAGGATAAACAGACCTACGAACAGGAGCAGCTTACTGGCAGGGCCAGCCGCAGCTGCATGCTCGTAACCCAAACGACCCTGGAGAAAATACACTGCAAACGTGGATAAATTGACAATGCCCACCAGGAAAGCCAACCTATTGACCACCCACCAGGTAAATGAGGGATTGCGCTGGGCTGATTCCCCCAGGCTGATGCGCACGCTGAGCCATACCCCCAAGGCGACAGCCACCAACATGCCTCCCAGCCCAACGATACCCATGATGGTGAAAATCTGCGCCGGAGACGTGATGTCGCTGATCAGCTGGCTGACCAGATTGACGGCATACCCACAACCAACGATAATCAGGGCGAATACCAGGGTCATCCCCAACAAACGGAGAAAAGGTGACCATTCGATGGCAGTGAGAGTCTGTTTTAGAGGATTCTCGTGTACCAGCATGGTCAGTAACATGGTGATGATCAGAGAGGCCAGGACGATGGCGAGCGCAGCCCAATACTGCTCATGACTGACCAGCTTACCAATCACAAGGGCGACCACGATTAATGGTAGTGGTATCTCAAAGAGAGCTTTTACCCCCGAGAAGCGGCCGCGTTTATCCTCCGGCACCAGATCTGGAATGATGCCCTGCTCACCTGCCTGAGCGGTGTTGGAAGAAAGCTGCAACATAATGACGACTACGAATAACACCCAAAAACCGGAGATGCCTTGCAACCCAGCAGTGAACCCGACAAGGATGAGAAATATGCTGCTCATCACACTCCCTGCTGCGATGAAGGGACGGCGCTTGCCCCAAGGAAGGATACTCCGGTCTGACAGCAACCCCATCAATGCCTGGGCCAGTAATGCCACCATCAGGCTGGCCAGACGCAAGCGACCCAGGTATGTTCCTTTCTGCGCTTCACCCACAAATTGTTCAACGAGCAGCGGAGTGATCAACCCCATGGTCTGCCAGATAATCTGTATGCCAAAAAAGAAAACGTTGAAGGTGATGTAGTCATACCAGCGGAATATTTGGGTCATATCTGGCACCTTTGGAAAAAGTGATGGGTGAAATACACCATAAAAGCGTCAGCTCAGCACACGCTGCAGAAAATAGATGGTCAGGCTGGCAGCCAGGTCGCGCTCACGGTCCAGGATGACGCAGTGAGTAGAATGCTCGAGCCAGTGCAGCTGTTTGACTGGCGAGCTGACCTGGGCGTAGATGAGCTGTGGGGATTGAGCAGCGACCGTTGGGTCAAGCCTGCCTTGCATGATCAAGATCGGCTGGGTGATAGCAGCCAGCTCGGTATGAACGACCTTTTGCAGGTGCCTGAGCTGAACGGCGGCTTTCAAGGGCTGGACGGCATAGCCCTGCCATGGGTTATCATCCATGGCAGGCGGTTTGGGAATCGATGTGATGAACGGAGCGCACAGGGTAAGCAGGAAGACCTTAAGCGGGCTCAGTTTAAGGCACAGGGCAGGGGCATAGCACAAAACAGCCGCGACTTCAGGATGATTCACCGCCAGGTGTAAAACCAGCAAAGCTCCAGCAGATTCGCCCCCGATGACCACTCTCTGACATTTGTCAGCGAGCTGCAGGTAGGCTTCATCGAGAGCCGCGTACCAATCCTGCCAGGAGTAACGATTGCAGTCCTGTGGGGTAGTTCCATGGCCTGGCAACAGCGGACCGGCCACAGAATAGCCCTGGGTATGAAGGGAGCCTGCCAGCAGGCGTACTTCGGCGGTAGTGGCGGTGAGGCCGTGGCAAAGCAGCACCCCAGTGGAACCGGCCTGCCAATAAAACGCTGAGCCATCGAGCTGAGGGTTGCGGAGGACAGATGGAATGGCCATGGATAGGGAAGTGCTCGGTGATTATTATCGAAATAGAAGGAAAAGAAAAGCCAGGATAACGATCAGCAGGACCAATCCTGTGGCCATCAGCAGGACCATCTTCACCATATCCTGGGGCTTGGCACCACTGACTTTACCGGTTTGACCATTGACATACAAACGATAGCGTTTGCCTTGATAGGCATAATTGCCGATGAAGAGGGGTAATAGGGCTAGCTTGTAGGTAAGCCCACTCCATTTGCCCGCCCCGGTGGAGAAATTCCGCTTGGCTTGCTGCGGGTCTACTTCACTGGCCAGGGTGCGTTTAACCTTTTTGATCACAATTTCGCGTGCCTGAAGTGAAGCATCCGCCAGGGGATGATCGTATGTGAGAGCTACCCAACCAGGGAGAAAATCGGGTGAAAATTCCACCATTTCATCCAGGTTAAATGGCTGTATCGCAGCGATATCAACAGAAGATAGCTTACGTAACCCAGGCACAAGGACATTCTTGAACATCTCGAATTTGGAGCCACTCCGGGTTTCCCATTTGGGCAGCTTGCTGGTACCCTCATTCGCATCATAAAACCAGGGCACCTCAAGCGTGCCATCAAAAATCCAGAAGGGATAGTAAGCCGGGTGAAGCTGCATGCCCGCGTGTTGGGTGGCAAGATCATCCGGGGCAAAAAAACCCTTCCCAAGCCAGGCCTTAACACTGTTCCCAGCCGCCTGAGCATCCATCTTAAATAAACCGATCACCTGGGGATCCACCAGCTCCATCAAGGATTGCGAAGCCACAAAGCGGTTCGAAGCACAGTAAGGGCAGCTATCGGTAGTCTGGCCAGGTGGAAGGATGATAATCGCCCCACACTGCTCGCAGGTGATGCGCGACTGGTTCTCAGCCCAACGGTGGGCACGGCCAGTTGGTAGGGTCATGTCCAGCACCTGGTCGGAACTCTCGTCGATCACATGCTGGTCCACCTTGCCGGTAAACCCACAGAACTGGCATACCAGGGTGGTTTCCTGGATATCAAAGGTAATTGAAGCACCACAGTTTGGACACAGGTAGGTCTTGATGACAGCTTCTTGAGCGGCAGGTTCTTCCTGTGGGGAATAGGAAGCCCCTTCAGGCATCAGCTGGCTCTCATCCAACGTCTGGTTAACCAGCATCAAACCGCGCTTGGCGGTGGCATTGGATGGATCGGCAGCCACCGCCCGTTCCAGGTAAGTCCGCCGCTCCTGCAGGTCTTGTGTGGTCGCTGACAGCCAGATCCAGATGCGCGGGTCAGTAGAGTTAATCAGAGCAGCCTGCTCGAGTAAACTCCTGGCCAACGACAGGTTGCCATTCTTTACGGCAGTAATACCCTCTTGAATATGCTGCTCAAGTTCTCGGGCTTCAATTGAGCTGGAATCGTCAGTAAATGCGGGTGGGTGCATTATTAAATTATATATCGGAATTCAACTGGAGGGTTAATGAACGCGGTTTTGAAATGCAGCGGTTCGATCAGTCTTGATGGACGAAAAAACCACTTAAGGCATGGCGGATGGGAGGCAAGCGCAGGACCAGCAAGAAGATGATCACGATCATCCAGATATAAGGTTCAACCACACCCTGCTTGACCACCCATAGATAATGCAAAGCCGCCAGTATGTCGATGCCGTATACCAGGCTATGCAGGCGTTTCCAGTTTTTACCCATCCGTTTTGGCCAGGGCGGGAAGGAGGTAATAGCCAGGGGAATCAAGAACAAACCGGCGATTAAACCGACAAAGGCGTAAGGCCGGGTTAGTTCGTGAACAATCAGCTGAAAATCGAAACCGTAATCCAGGCTGACGAAAATGGCAAAATGGAGACAAACGTAGAGGAAGGCATAATCTCCCAAGGTCCGGCGGACCCGCAGGGCGGGGGAGAAGCCAAAGATGGTGTTCAAGGGCGTACAAGCCAGGCTTAACACCAGCAAGACCAAGGCGATCTTACCGGTGCGCAGGATGGCCGCGCGAATGGGATCGGCGGTTAAATTACCCTGTGCAGCGTCAACAAGTAGCCAGGGGATAGGCAGCAGGCAGGCGACATGCACGAGCAAAGGAAACCAGTGATCGAAAAACCTGTTCTTGAAGTTCAATAATTTATCTTTAAGTCCATCCCTGAATAAAGGTTTGCCACCTGGTCTTCGTAGCCATTGAACATCAAGGTATTTATCCGGC
It encodes the following:
- the folK gene encoding 2-amino-4-hydroxy-6-hydroxymethyldihydropteridine diphosphokinase is translated as MMILKHQACLLLGSNIEPEINIPRAVSLLQAKLTIVRVSSVYETPSADCCYPNYLNMAVLVSTELDRQNLRDRILRPLEASMGRVRSDDKNASRTIDLDIILFDGQVIDSEIWQQVHVAVPVSELLPSCRDQTGRILKNVAHTLARTMTIQPRPDVTIPLPSNTH
- a CDS encoding short-chain dehydrogenase, which produces MLLDGKLILITGAAKRVGRELALTAARNGGDLVIHYQHSKAQAESLLDEITAIGQKAHLLQADLNDPTQVRDLVRRTQEFGTLYGLVNNAAIFGSLNWQTTHLEEWNHHLMVNLTAPFLLSQAFAEQLYPDGWGRIVNLLDWRALRPTADHLPYTISKAALAALTQALAVSLAPRISVNGLALGAVLPPSEGEAPSNILKNVPAGRWADLAEVGQALVFLLAGPAYVTGEIIHLDGGRHLV
- a CDS encoding phosphosulfolactate synthase, with the translated sequence MDKRAFPFLRINERQPKPRRQGITEIRGPYYTPMGKRYLEDILETMGEYVDVLKFAGGSFSLMPRPAVKELLDLCHRYDVLVSTGGFIEHVLTLGPQAVDQYIQECKNLGFDIIEISSGFITIPTDDWLRLVDKVQKAGLKAKPEVGIQFGAGGATAAAELAAEGTRDPGWAIQQARRFVDAGAYMIMIESEGITENVTTWRTDVVAEIINAIGLEKPMFEAADPEVFAWYIKNYGADVNLFVDHSQIVQLETLRAGIWGTKSLWGRVLTYKG
- a CDS encoding 2-methylcitrate dehydratase; this encodes MAMVNELASFVVHATYDQLSEAARAQAKVRVLDSLGCAIAALDAGVINTLALQNAEFGGNPLCTQIGGEGTAPDRAAFYNSALVRYLDFNDSFLARGETCHPSDNLAAVLAACEYAGGSGRDLLTALAVAYQVHCRLSEVAPVRARGFDHTTQGAYALAAGVARALNLDEAKTANAIAIAGTANNALRVTRTGLLSNWKGLAYPNTAMAAVHAAFLAMRGITGPGEVFEGNKGFMDAIAGHFSLDWPRENLEKITETIVKRYNAEIHSQATVEGVLELKHEHQLNPHSIQAIDIETFEVAYNIIGGGEEGEKYTVRTKEEADHSLPYIVAVALLDDQVLPDQYRPARIQKEDVQSLLRKVVICPRSDFSQRFPHEMPCRITITLQDGIQLINEKRDYEGFLTRPMHWHTAVNKFEGLTHSRISSIMQKMLEEAVLNLETLKIRDFMQLLGGDHLKR
- a CDS encoding pyridine nucleotide-disulfide oxidoreductase, encoding MAAYKYLIIGAGMTADAAVRGIRELDKDGTIAIIGSDSNPPYNRPPLTKALWKGKSLDSIWRRTEQFTVDLHLGRTVQSIDPQAKTVRDDRGDEYSYEKLLLATGGTPRKLPFGDEGIIYYRSLEDYQKLRELSSQKEHFGVVGGGFIGSEIAAALAMNGKKVTMLFPEAGIGGRIYPALLADYLNSYFRAKGVEVLTQTKLVNVQKQDGGYQLFTDDGRQLQVDALVAGIGIQPNIELAQAAGLQVANGIVVNDTLQTSQPDIFAAGDVAEFANPTLGKRLRIEHEDNANTMGKQVGRNMVGAAEPYHHLSFFYSDLFELGYEAVGELDSRFETFVDWKEEYKKGVVYYLDHGWVRGVLLWNVWDSIPKARDLIAEPGPFTTASLRGRI
- a CDS encoding MarR family transcriptional regulator is translated as MTDFSTFSKEDYQTLAEFRYALRFFLRFSESAARSAGLTLQQHQAMLFIIGYPGREQVTISELAERLQIRHHSAVGLVDRLEDQGLVKRVQNQEDRRQVFIRLSDKGVGVLTSLTNIHREELRHLGPQLCSMLEQITSLTGGI
- a CDS encoding sulfoxide reductase heme-binding subunit YedZ produces the protein MNFKNRFFDHWFPLLVHVACLLPIPWLLVDAAQGNLTADPIRAAILRTGKIALVLLVLSLACTPLNTIFGFSPALRVRRTLGDYAFLYVCLHFAIFVSLDYGFDFQLIVHELTRPYAFVGLIAGLFLIPLAITSFPPWPKRMGKNWKRLHSLVYGIDILAALHYLWVVKQGVVEPYIWMIVIIFLLVLRLPPIRHALSGFFVHQD